The proteins below come from a single Esox lucius isolate fEsoLuc1 chromosome 7, fEsoLuc1.pri, whole genome shotgun sequence genomic window:
- the slc6a7 gene encoding sodium-dependent proline transporter isoform X2, which produces MGYSVGLGNVWRFPYLCYRNGGGVFLIPYFIMLIFTGVPLFLMELSLGQYGAAGPITVWKCCPLLKGIGIGMLCVSTLVCLYYNVIIAWTFFYLGSSFQSPLPWSCDAPANAYLCGNNTIQNNLSGNTLSPSEVFWNDRVLGVVNSQGLDDPGPVRWPLALCLLAAWIIIFFCMLKGIRSSGKVVYVTATFPYFVLIVLIIRGATLEGSLQGVAFYLTPDWGRLASAQVWNDAASQIFYSLGIGVGGLLSMASYNKFDNNVIRDCLVITIGNCSTSFFAGFAIFSILGHMAWRKGVPVGEVADTGPGLAFVAYPEALALLPGSVFWSILFFLMLFMLGVDTLFGNMEGITTAVLDEFPQLRASMKQKSLFLGLLCFGFYLMGLLLITDGGIYWFTLIDSFATSFGLIIITLFMCLGISFFYGVNQFCQDIIDMICLCPPWCSKVLLYFKACWVFCTPFLLMFILTYIFIEMYNTPLKYGAYVYPRWGKALGVCMGATCCLQIPIWAIVAMSKESGTLKDRFKKSIRPLNSWRVNNSNSSVGEERVEAERVEAPFTVHLTDRDTVNLTDLDFTAMAWENGIEA; this is translated from the exons ATGGGCTACTCTGTGGGACTGGGAAACGTGTGGAGGTTTCCTTATCTCTGCTACCGCAATGGAGGAG GTGTGTTCCTCATCCCCTATTTCATCATGCTCATCTTCACTGGGGTCCCCCTCTTCCTCATGGAGCTCAGTCTAGGCCAGTATGGAGCTGCTGGACCAATCACAGTGTGGAAGTGTTGTCCCCTCCTCAAAG GCATTGGCATTGGGATGCTCTGTGTATCTACGCTGGTGTGTCTTTACTACAATGTGATCATAGCCTGGACCTTCTTCTACCTGGGCAGCTCCTTTCAGAGCCCCCTGCCCTGGTCCTGTGATGCCCCGGCCAATGCCTACCTCTGCGGAAACAACACCATTCAGAACAACCTTTCTGGCAATACCCTCAGCCCCTCTGAGGTTTTCTGGAA TGATCGTGTCCTGGGTGTGGTGAATAGTCAGGGCCTAGATGACCCTGGTCCTGTCAGGTGGCCCCTGGCCCTCTGCCTCTTAGCTGCCTGgatcatcatcttcttctgcATGCTCAAGGGAATACGCAGCTCCGGCAAG GTGGTTTATGTGACGGCAACGTTCCCCTACTTCGTGCTGATCGTTTTGATCATCAGAGGAGCTACACTGGAGGGATCACTTCAGGGAGTGGCCTTTTACCTCACCCCTGACTGGGGCCGGCTGGCCAGTGCCCAG GTGTGGAACGATGCTGCCTCGCAGATCTTCTACTCGTTGGGGATTGGTGTTGGGGGGCTGCTCTCCATGGCCTCCTACAATAAGTTTGACAACAATGTCATCAG GGACTGTCTGGTCATCACCATAGGGAACTGCAGCACCAGCTTCTTTGCGGGATTTGCCATATTCTCCATCCTGGGTCACATGGCCTGGAGGAAGGGCGTGCCTGTTGGAGAGGTAGCAGACACAG GTCCTGGTTTGGCGTTTGTGGCGTACCCAGAAGCACTTGCTCTACTGCCAGGCTCTGTGTTCTGGTCCATCCTCTTCTTCCTTATGCTCTTCATGTTGGGGGTGGACACTCTG TTTGGTAATATGGAGGGCATTACCACAGCTGTGCTGGATGAGTTTCCACAGCTCAGAGCTAGCATGAAGCAGAAGTCCCTGTTCCTGGGACTGCTATGTTTCGGCTTTTACCTGATGGGCCTGCTGTTGATCACTGAT GGAGGGATTTACTGGTTCACCCTCATCGACTCCTTCGCCACTAGCTTTGGTCTCATTATCATCACCCTCTTCATGTGCCTGGGCATCTCCTTCTTCTATG GAGTGAACCAGTTTTGCCAAGACATCATTGACATGATCTGTCTCTGTCCACCTTGGTGCAGCAAAGTGCTGCTCTACTTCAAAGCATGCTGGGTATTCTGCACCCCATTTCTTCTTATG TTCATCCTGACCTATATCTTCATTGAGATGTACAACACCCCTCTGAAATATGGGGCCTATGTGTATCCTCGCTGGGGAAAGGCTCTAGGTGTGTGTATGGGCGCCACCTGCTGTCTGCAGATCCCAATCTGGGCCATCGTGGCAATGAGCAAGGAGTCTGGAACACTAAAAGAC CGATTTAAGAAGTCCATTCGCCCTCTGAACTCCTGGAGGGTGAACAACTCGAACAGCAGCGTAGGAGAGGAGCGAGTTGAGGCAGAGAGGGTGGAGGCCCCATTCACAGTCCACCTGACCGACAGAGACACAGTCAACCTTACAGATCTGGATTTCACTGCTATGGCCTGGGAAAACGGGATAGAAGCATGA
- the slc6a7 gene encoding sodium-dependent proline transporter isoform X1: MTSEEPKTIPGSDTDQTLSQEARPAQLNGFNLAHDVIDPSSRPSFESHPPSPAPPADADFVPREQWGGKYEFLLSCMGYSVGLGNVWRFPYLCYRNGGGVFLIPYFIMLIFTGVPLFLMELSLGQYGAAGPITVWKCCPLLKGIGIGMLCVSTLVCLYYNVIIAWTFFYLGSSFQSPLPWSCDAPANAYLCGNNTIQNNLSGNTLSPSEVFWNDRVLGVVNSQGLDDPGPVRWPLALCLLAAWIIIFFCMLKGIRSSGKVVYVTATFPYFVLIVLIIRGATLEGSLQGVAFYLTPDWGRLASAQVWNDAASQIFYSLGIGVGGLLSMASYNKFDNNVIRDCLVITIGNCSTSFFAGFAIFSILGHMAWRKGVPVGEVADTGPGLAFVAYPEALALLPGSVFWSILFFLMLFMLGVDTLFGNMEGITTAVLDEFPQLRASMKQKSLFLGLLCFGFYLMGLLLITDGGIYWFTLIDSFATSFGLIIITLFMCLGISFFYGVNQFCQDIIDMICLCPPWCSKVLLYFKACWVFCTPFLLMFILTYIFIEMYNTPLKYGAYVYPRWGKALGVCMGATCCLQIPIWAIVAMSKESGTLKDRFKKSIRPLNSWRVNNSNSSVGEERVEAERVEAPFTVHLTDRDTVNLTDLDFTAMAWENGIEA; encoded by the exons ATGACGAGCGAGGAGCCAAAAACGATACCTGGAAGCGATACAGATCAAACTTTATCACAAGAAGCG AGACCAGCACAGCTGAATGGCTTTAATTTAGCCCACGATGTCATCGATCCCTCATCTCGGCCATCTTTTGAGTCCCACCCTCCGTCTCCTGCACCCCCAGCAGATGCAGATTTTGTCCCTAGAGAGCAGTGGGGTGGGAAGTATGAGTTTCTGCTGTCCTGTATGGGCTACTCTGTGGGACTGGGAAACGTGTGGAGGTTTCCTTATCTCTGCTACCGCAATGGAGGAG GTGTGTTCCTCATCCCCTATTTCATCATGCTCATCTTCACTGGGGTCCCCCTCTTCCTCATGGAGCTCAGTCTAGGCCAGTATGGAGCTGCTGGACCAATCACAGTGTGGAAGTGTTGTCCCCTCCTCAAAG GCATTGGCATTGGGATGCTCTGTGTATCTACGCTGGTGTGTCTTTACTACAATGTGATCATAGCCTGGACCTTCTTCTACCTGGGCAGCTCCTTTCAGAGCCCCCTGCCCTGGTCCTGTGATGCCCCGGCCAATGCCTACCTCTGCGGAAACAACACCATTCAGAACAACCTTTCTGGCAATACCCTCAGCCCCTCTGAGGTTTTCTGGAA TGATCGTGTCCTGGGTGTGGTGAATAGTCAGGGCCTAGATGACCCTGGTCCTGTCAGGTGGCCCCTGGCCCTCTGCCTCTTAGCTGCCTGgatcatcatcttcttctgcATGCTCAAGGGAATACGCAGCTCCGGCAAG GTGGTTTATGTGACGGCAACGTTCCCCTACTTCGTGCTGATCGTTTTGATCATCAGAGGAGCTACACTGGAGGGATCACTTCAGGGAGTGGCCTTTTACCTCACCCCTGACTGGGGCCGGCTGGCCAGTGCCCAG GTGTGGAACGATGCTGCCTCGCAGATCTTCTACTCGTTGGGGATTGGTGTTGGGGGGCTGCTCTCCATGGCCTCCTACAATAAGTTTGACAACAATGTCATCAG GGACTGTCTGGTCATCACCATAGGGAACTGCAGCACCAGCTTCTTTGCGGGATTTGCCATATTCTCCATCCTGGGTCACATGGCCTGGAGGAAGGGCGTGCCTGTTGGAGAGGTAGCAGACACAG GTCCTGGTTTGGCGTTTGTGGCGTACCCAGAAGCACTTGCTCTACTGCCAGGCTCTGTGTTCTGGTCCATCCTCTTCTTCCTTATGCTCTTCATGTTGGGGGTGGACACTCTG TTTGGTAATATGGAGGGCATTACCACAGCTGTGCTGGATGAGTTTCCACAGCTCAGAGCTAGCATGAAGCAGAAGTCCCTGTTCCTGGGACTGCTATGTTTCGGCTTTTACCTGATGGGCCTGCTGTTGATCACTGAT GGAGGGATTTACTGGTTCACCCTCATCGACTCCTTCGCCACTAGCTTTGGTCTCATTATCATCACCCTCTTCATGTGCCTGGGCATCTCCTTCTTCTATG GAGTGAACCAGTTTTGCCAAGACATCATTGACATGATCTGTCTCTGTCCACCTTGGTGCAGCAAAGTGCTGCTCTACTTCAAAGCATGCTGGGTATTCTGCACCCCATTTCTTCTTATG TTCATCCTGACCTATATCTTCATTGAGATGTACAACACCCCTCTGAAATATGGGGCCTATGTGTATCCTCGCTGGGGAAAGGCTCTAGGTGTGTGTATGGGCGCCACCTGCTGTCTGCAGATCCCAATCTGGGCCATCGTGGCAATGAGCAAGGAGTCTGGAACACTAAAAGAC CGATTTAAGAAGTCCATTCGCCCTCTGAACTCCTGGAGGGTGAACAACTCGAACAGCAGCGTAGGAGAGGAGCGAGTTGAGGCAGAGAGGGTGGAGGCCCCATTCACAGTCCACCTGACCGACAGAGACACAGTCAACCTTACAGATCTGGATTTCACTGCTATGGCCTGGGAAAACGGGATAGAAGCATGA
- the rrm1 gene encoding ribonucleoside-diphosphate reductase large subunit, which yields MHVIKRDGREERVMFDKITSRIQKLCYGLNSDFIDPTQITMKVIQGLYNGVTTVELDTLAAEIAATLTTKHPDYAILAARIAVSNLHKETKKVFSDVVEDLYNYVNPLNKRHSPMVAKETLDIVLENKDRLNSAIIFDRDFSYNFFGFKTLERSYLLKIDGKVAERPQHMLMRVSVGIHKNDIDAAIETYNLLSERWFTHASPTLFNAGTNRPQLSSCFLLAMKDDSIEGIYDTLKQCALISKSAGGIGVAVSCIRATGSYIAGTNGNSNGLVPMLRVYNNTARYVDQGGNKRPGAFAMYLEPWHFDVFDFLDLKKNTGKEEQRARDLFYALWIPDLFMQRVENNEDWSLMCPSDCPGLDECWGEEFEKLYKRYEQEGRVKRVVKAQQVWHAIIESQTETGTPYMLYKDACNRKSNQQNLGTIKSSNLCTEIVEYTSHDEVAVCNLASIALNMYVTPERTFDFNKLAYVTKVIVKNLNKIIDINYYPVIEAENSNKRHRPIGIGVQGLADAFILMRFPFESAEAQKLNTQIFETIYYAALESSCELAAEHGPYETYAGSPVSKGILQYDMWEKTPTDLLDWNLLKEKIAKHGVRNSLLLAPMPTASTAQILGNNESIEPYTSNIYTRRVLSGEFQIVNPHLLKDLTERGLWNEEMKNQLIGQNGSIQGIAEIPDDLKELYKTVWEISQKTVLKMAADRGAFIDQSQSLNIHIAEPNYGKLTSMHFYGWKQGLKTGMYYLRTKPAANPIQFTLNKEKLKESQSAKTEMEIKELNRAAMVCSLENRDDCLMCGS from the exons ATGCATGTGATAAAGCGAG ATGGGCGCGAAGAGCGTGTTATGTTTGACAAAATCACCTCCCGCATCCAGAAGCTGTGTTATGGACTCAACTCTGATTTTATTGATCCA ACCCAGATCACAATGAAAGTCATCCAAGGTCTTTACAATGGTGTCACCACAGTGGAGCTGGACACGCTAGCTGCAGAGATAGCTGCCACCCTCACTACCAAACATCCCGACTATGCCATCCTTGCTGCCCGCATTGCCGTTTCCAACCTTCATAAGGAAACAAAGAAAGTCTTCAGCG ATGTGGTGGAGGATCTCTACAATTATGTCAACCCGCTAAACAAACGCCATTCCCCCATGGTTGCCAAGGAGACACTCGACATTGTCTTAGAAAACAAGGATCGCCTCAACTCTGCCATCATCTTTGACAGAGACTTCTCCTACAACTTCTTTGGATTCAAG ACACTGGAGCGGTCCTACCTACTGAAGATTGATGGGAAAG TTGCTGAACGACCCCAACACATGCTGATGAGGGTTTCAGTTGGTATTCAtaagaatgacattgatgcTGCCATTGAGACTTACAATCTGCTGTCAGAGAGGTGGTTCACTCACGCTTCCCCCACGCTCTTTAACGCTGGCACCAACCGCCCTCAGCTGTCCAG CTGTTTTCTGCTGGCCATGAAGGATGACAGCATTGAGGGAATCTACGACACTCTGAAGCAATGTGCCCTTATTTCCAAATCAGCAGGAGGCATTGGAGTGGCAGTCAGCTGCATCAGAGCCACGGGCAGCTATATTGCTGGG ACAAATGGCAATTCCAATGGGCTTGTTCCCATGCTTCGAGTGTACAACAACACAGCACGCTATGTGGACCAGGGAGGAAACAAG AGACCTGGTGCGTTTGCTATGTACTTGGAGCCGTGGCACTTTGACGTGTTTGACTTCCTGGATCTGAAGAAGAACACCGGGAAGGAGGAACAAAGGGCCAGAGATCTGTTCTATGCTCTGTGGATCCCTGACCTCTTCATGCAGCGAGTAGAGAACAATGAG GACTGGTCCTTAATGTGCCCCAGTGATTGCCCTGGACTGGATGAGTGCTGGGGGGAGGAATTTGAGAAGCTTTATAAAAG GTATGAGCAGGAGGGTCGGGTCAAGCGGGTAGTGAAGGCCCAGCAGGTGTGGCACGCCATTATTGAGTCCCAGACTGAGACCGGAACCCCTTACATGCTTTATAAGGATGCCTGCAATAGGAAGAGCAACCAGCAGAACCTGGGCACCATAAAGTCCAGTAACCTCTGTACTGAGATTGTAGAGTACACCAGCCATGATGAG GTGGCGGTGTGTAACCTGGCATCCATTGCTCTCAACATGTATGTCACACCAGAGAGGACGTTTGACTTCAACAAACTGGCTTATGTCACTAAGGTCATTGTCAAAAACCTCAACAAGATCATCGACATTAACTACTACCCTGTGATTGAG GCTGAGAACTCCAACAAGCGCCACAGGCCCATCGGCATTGGTGTCCAGGGTCTGGCCGATGCCTTTATCCTGATGCGTTTTCCGTTTGAGAGCGCAGAGGCCCAGAAGCTCAACACTCAGATCTTTGAGACTATCTACTATGCTGCCCTTGAGTCCAGCTGTGAGCTGGCTGCTGAGCATGGCCCATATGAGACCTATGCAGGGTCCCCTGTCAGCAAAGGG atTCTTCAGTATGACATGTGGGAGAAAACCCCAACTGACCTGCTGGACTGGAATCTTCTCAAGGAAAAGATTGCCAA GCATGGTGTGAGGAACAGTCTGCTGCTGGCCCCTATGCCCACAGCCTCCACAGCCCAGATCTTGGGCAATAACGAATCCATTGAGCCCTATACAAGCAACATCTATACCCGTCGAGTCCTGTCTGGAGAGTTCCag ATTGTTAACCCCCACCTCTTGAAAGACCTGACAGAGCGAGGGCTGTGGAATGAAGAGATGAAGAACCAGCTGATTGGTCAGAATGGATCAATCCAG GGCATTGCTGAGATTCCAGATGACCTGAAGGAGCTGTACAAGACTGTGTGGGAGATCTCCCAGAAGACGGTCCTGAAAATGGCAGCTGATCGTGGTGCCTTCATAGACCAGAGCCAGTCCCTCAACATTCATATTGCTGAGCCCAACTACGGCAAACTCACCAGCATGCATTTCTATGGCTGGAAGCAG gGTCTGAAGACAGGCATGTACTACCTGAGAACCAAGCCTGCAGCCAACCCCATCCAGTTCACCCTGAACAAGGAGAAGCTAAAGGAGTCTCAGTCAGCCAAGACTGAGATGGAGATCAAGGAGCTCAACAGAGCAGCTATGGTGTGTTCCCTGGAGAACCGTGATGACTGCCTGATGTGCGGATCTTAG